From the genome of Pirellulaceae bacterium:
GGCGGCTGGCTGTCCACGAAAGCGCCCACGCGGTTGCAGCGGTTTTACTCGGTGGAAAATGCACTGGGGTACTGGTTAAACAATCCTGCGGTGTCGCCTTCGTATCCCAGTTATGCGTTGACCGCGATGCACTTTGCTACGCAGCAGGACCAGCAGCGGAATCTCTTGCCACCGAATTTGACCCACCTAGCGAAATTGAACGGACGGCGGACGAGCTAACAAATACGCAGCTACCTACATCGACCGATGAGCATTTTCGACGCCACTGTGCTTTCGCCGATTTTGATGAGTTGCCGAGGGGGTTGCAGCAGGACTGTCAGCATGTCGCTAGGTGGTGTGTGACCGGCCATGAAGAAAACCCACACATTTGGGCGAACAGATATTTTTATTTGCAACGGCGAGCAACGGATTTTGTTGAGCAAAACAAAGAGGCAATCATTGCGGTTGCTGAATCGTTGTACCGCCAGACGGCGTTGAGTGGTGATGAAATTTCGAAAATTCTAACGGAGGTTTTACATGATGTTGCGTTACTCGGATGACGTTGAGCGACGGTCGGCACATCGAAGCGAAATAAAAAAACGGATTCGCGAGTCCGAGATTGCGGCCTTGCGTTACCAGGATTTGCAGAGCATTATCCGCCAATTGGATGCCGATAGCGATCGGGCGGCGAGCGAGCACGAGGCGGCAGCGTCCGCCATCCAAGCGGAGCTTAGCCAGTTGCACTTGGATTTACTTTCCGGCAAGCCAGCGGCAGACGTTTCCAAGCGACGGGCGGAGCTTTTAGCTGAGCTTACTGAGCTTAATCGAAAATTGGAAACCCGTTGCCAGTCAAACAAGCTTTCAAAGGAAAGCCTTGAGCGCCAAGCATCGACGCTGTACGGCGCGAGCCTGGAACGAACGAATTTGGAAAATCGTTTGGTTGGAATTTGCAGCGATGAGACTCGAAGGAAACGGCAACGCAACAAGTTTCTGCAACAGGCACTGGCAGGCGCGATTGGTGTTTGTGCTGAGTCGATCAAGCCGCTTGTGCACAACGCGCAAGTCTTCGAATTGAACGAAGCAAATGGATTTGGGCGCGATGATGCCGCGGACGACACTCGCGAAAAACTGGATGACTGGCAACATGCACTCGGAGAAATCCAATCACGTCAGGCAGATTTGCAGCGTGAGTCAGATCGTTTGCGGCAAGCGGCACTGGATGAGTAATAACTGTAGCTTTTCTCCTAAGCTACAGTTGGATGAGCGTGGAGGGTGGCCAGTTAGAACCCGGCTGGTCACCCGAAGCGTTTCACCCTCCCCCCGGGCTTGGGTCCTTCCGGCGACTTTTCAGGTGCTCCGCAATTCCGCAGCCCGCGCATTGGCAGATACAGTGACAGCCTACCTTCCGAAAATCGAGATCACATGAGTAAGCGACTTCACAACCGCCTGGACCGCCTGGAAAAGCCAGCTGGACCCGACTTGAGCCAGTCCGATCGGTTGTTATTGGTGTCGATTCTGGGCAGGCGAGACGCATTATTCTGGCCGTGGCGCTGGCAGATTGGCATACAGCCACCCATGACGGAGATTCGGCGTAGGCAGCGTGAGTACCTATCGGGCGTGAGTGGCGTTGCTGTTCACGCTGATGGCAAGCGCCAATGGAAAAACTCGCATTCGGCACGTCAGCGGTTGATCGGCGCTAAGATGGTCACAGCGACCCATTCCAGTGGTCAGGTTACTTCGATGTTCTTGACGCCACTGGGTGAAGCCTACGCCAGATCGCTGGTTGGCGGATTGGAAACAGTAGAATCAGCGTTGCCAGTCATCCAAGCGCTAAGAATGCTATCGGAAGCAACCTCAGTAGCGGCTGTGCGTGAGTCGGTGCTATTCAATCGTGATTGCGTAGGCAATCCTGAAGACTGGTCGCACTTGACCGAGTTGGTGTTGCCATTCTTGACCAGCGGCATGGTCACCTGCCATTCAGATACCCAGGGGCGGATTGCATACACTCCCCAAGAGGTTGAGCCACCAGCGGCTATTGCGGTTGATGTTGCAGTCGATCCCGAAGCAGACCGAGTTTACTTCGATGGCTACGAGTCCGAACGCAACGCATTAGAGACCGCTGAGCCGCGCGGCCCGACCGAGGTTTTCATTCCACTGCCAGCTACTGGTTGGGGATGGCCATGCTATTATCCTGGATGCCTAGATGAAGAAATCTAAGTTTGTGCAAGTTCTGGCGGCAGCGGTGGCCAGCGGTTCATCGGTCAAGGATGCTGCGGCAGTTGCTGGCTGTGCTGAGTCCACAGCGTATAGCGTGAGTTGTACGGCTGAATTTAGGGCTGAGGTAACCAGGCTGAAAACAGCGGCAGTGGACAACGCTGTTTGTGTGTTGACTGCCAATGCAGCGGCGGCGTCACAAGCGCTAGTTAAACTTCTATCGAGCGACGATGAAAAGATTGTCTTAGCGGCTGCGGGCAAGTTGCTGGCCGTAATCGGGCCGCTGCAAGAGTTGGCTGAACTGAGGGTCCGCATTGAGCAACTTGAGCAGTCCAGAGCCGCCGCCTAACGCACTGGGGCGACGCCGAATGCTTGGCGATGTTTCGGCAGGCAATGAAGGGCGTCAACCAGCACGACATGCCCAGTGATATTATCACTGGGCAGAAGTCGAAGACCGGCAACAGCAAGGCCAATTCATGCCGACCGGCATTTTGAACGAGGTTTTCCTAAAACTTGGTCGGCTGAACGGGAGAAATCGGCTCTAAGCATTATTTAAGGATCTGGGCTTCCAGCAGTTCCAACTTGCTCCTCTTCAAGGTAAACATGCGGAATAAGAACAGGTTGTCGAAGCCCTTCGCGCTGGCCTTGAGAAATCACAGCCCACTCCACATCAACGACCTTCATAGTGGAGCCATTCTCGGGTGTGAGCAGTTCGCCAATTCTTGGTACAGATGGAGCATAGCATCCATGAAGTCTCTTGTGAGTTATTTCTGAGCAGTCCACTAATTCGATGTAATGTAATGAACCAAGCCAATCCATGCTCCGGTCAGGTGCGTGAGTGGCAAAGTGAGAGCCAGAAGAGGTAAGTTTTTTTGTTCCAACAGAAAATCTACCCTGCAATATACAAAGGTGGATAACTTGCCCGGCAGTAGTATCATCGAGTCCATCACGATAAAGCCTGTCTTTTATTGCCAGTCCGTCATCGGCGTCTAATCGGCCCATCTCAACATCTTCAATTATGTCTTCCACTTTCCGTTGAGTTTCACAACTAATTCCGAATGAATCTGCCTCCTGTTTGAGCATAGACTCGAATCCGTGAAGCAGTCCATACATTCGAGCAGCCGAAACCGATTCACCTGCGGCCCATCGTTGTAGACGTAATACCTCTGCGAGAACTACTGCGTTTGGTACCAGAGTTGTCATGGGTTCGTTTTGCTCCTGGACAGGTTCAGTTATTCACAACAGTTGTAGTCTACAACTGCTAAGGGTGAAAAACGGGGGTTTTCGGGGAGTGGAGATTATCGCAAACCCAAGGAAAACAAGGTTTTCTTAGAGGGTGTCGAATACGCCTTAGGATTTTCAAAACCGGTGCAATCGACCACTCTGCCACCCATCCGATTCAGCTTCGGCCAACTTGCGAGCCGACGTTCACAACTGAAAAACTTGCTGCGCACGGCGCTGTCGGCCGCATAGCCAGCCTGTGGGGCCGACATTTTATAGAGTGTTGCCCAAACAATCGAGCCCCAAGAGGCAGCTGGACCGGGACAGTTTTTCGGTTTGCAACGCCGGGCACTAGCCTAATCCGCCGCGTTAGCGAGGTACTGATCAAACTTTTGCTGGCAGGTGCAGTAGGCTGACGGCTATTTCCCGAAGGCCTGCGCCAAATCAGCGATCAAGTCATCGACATGTTCAACACCGACGCTCAGCCGCAGCAACGAGTCAGTAATTCCAATCCGCTGACGTTCGGCAGCCGTCAGTCGCGCGTGCGAAGTCTGCGCAGGGGCACAGATCAATGTCTCTACTCCCCCGAGGCTGACTGCGGGTCGAATGAGCTGAAGCCGCAACAAAAACTGGGTCGCATCAACCTCCGGCGACAGCTCGAATGACATCATTGCTCCAAAACCGGTCATTTGCTCTCGAGCAATCTGATGACCTGGGAAATTGGCCAGGCCCGGATAGTTGACTCGTCGGATGGTTGGCTGACCAGCGAGATACTCGGCGACATGCTGTGCGTTTCGCGTCTGCCGCTCGACTCGCAACGCCAGCGTCTTCAAACTGCGTTCTAACAGATGGCAGGTCAGCGCATTGACATTGCCACCCAACGTACAAGCGACTGCTTGAATCTGAACAACCAACTGAGAGCTAGCCAGCACTACTCCGCAACTGAGGTCACTGTGCCCGCCCAGATACTTGGTGCCGCTGTGTACCACGATATCAATGCCCAAGCCACCCGGTGTCTGGTTGATAGGACTGGCAAAGGTGTTATCGGCGATAGTGGTAATCGACCGCTGCCGCGCGATTTGGGCTACGCGACGCAAGTCGATGACATCCAAAAGCGGATTGGTCGGGGATTCCACGACGATGGCGGAGGTCTGGGCGGTAATGGCGCTCTCAACCGCCGCTGCATCTGTGGGCACAAATGAACACTGCACGCCCAGTCCAGCTAACGTTTGTGAGGCGAGAGCGTGGGTGCCGCCGTACACCGAATCCAACACGACCAAATGACTGCCGGCTTTAACCTGAGACAGGATGGCAGCGGTCATAGCAGCCATGCCAGAGCTGAACAGCAATCCATCTTGCATGCCTTCGAGCGCGCACAGCTTGTGGACTACCGCGCGCTGATTGGGGGTATTGAAGTGCCGCGGATAGAGCATCTCGGCTCGATCGATGTATTCAAAGGCTGATGATGCAAAAATCGGAGTATTGACCCCGCCCACCGCCGCATCGCGATACGTGCCAGCGTGAACACAGCTTGTCTCTTTTTTCATAGTTGATGCACTACTCTGTCGATTTACGCAGACACTGGAAAATGCATGGTGAAGGGCTGGACTTTGAGACATGCCAGCGGTTTGACTTGGCTAACGTCTGGAAATTGCTGGCTGTCTACGTGCAGCTCCGTCACCCGGGCTAACCGCCCCCAACCCAAGCCGCGCGGATTAACGCGGTAGGCAACTCCGGACAATTCCTGGTACAACTTGATCGGCAGCAATCGAGTCGTCACCGGGAATGGTGGTCCGCTGTGTTTGACCTGGCAATAGAAAACAGGACGGTCGGCTGGACCAACCAACAACGAGTCGGTTTTTCCGGCAACGCGCCACTGCATGGGAAGCGTCGATTTGGGAATGCCCCAGTTGTAACGACCGTTGTCCGTGCTGGCTGGCGAGTCCACAAAAATGCGAGTTATCGACTGGCAACCATGCGGCTCGAACTTACCGGGAATGATCAGCAGTTCGCGGTAGGGTCCGACTGGCGACTGGTGATAATTGACCAGCATCACGTAGCCCAAGCCACCGCGAAACTGTCCGCGCTGCCGCTGATCCAACCAACCGTTCTCTTCAACCCATTGGCGACTGAACTTGTAAATCAGAATGATACCTTCGCCGGTCAGCTTCCAGGGTGCCGGTCGATGCTCCGGTGGCCGGGCCGGGCCGCACGATGCGGTGGATGCAGCAGGATCGGTGGCCGACATCGTGGTCTCCCTCGTCAAATAGGCCGATTTCGTGATGTTGATAATCGCGGAGGGTCTCAATAAAGATGTTTCCCCTTCAGGAAACACCCGTAGCGCTGCGAACCAAATTGCTGGGCGAATGCGCCATCTTCCCAAGCTATGCGGCCGCCGATCATGACCAATTTGACGACCTCATCGTTGCGGTTGACCAGGCGCTGGGTGCCGCCTAAAAAGTCTGCGTAGTGGTACTCGTGCACGCTATCATCCAGCCGGTCGAAGTCGATAACTACAATATCGGCCCGGCTTCCCTCTTGGATGACTCCCGCGTCGATGTGGAAGAAGTCGGCGTTTTCTTTGGTCAGCCGCCAGATCAGTTTTTCGTAGCTCATGAAAGGATCGCCGCGCTCGTGAGCGTCCTTCAAGTACTTGATCGACCGCAGCGGAAAATTGTACAGCGCCAGGTTGTCAATGTGCGCTCCCGAATCAGCGAAGCCGAAAATGGCGTTGGGGTTGGTGTACAGCTTCTTGTAACGCAGTGGATCGTGATTGCCAATCGTTGTCTTCCACTCAATTTGCGAATCCATATCAACCACGATATCCAGGAAAGCATCCACCGGGTGCTGATTACGCTGCCGAGCGATTTCTAGAAAGGACTTGCCGATCCAAGACTTGTCCGGTGCATCCGTGACGAAGGCGTCGCCAAAATCCTTTTGCCAGATTTTCGGTGCCAGTCGATTGGCGTAATGTCGCTTGAACTGTTGACGATACTTGGGGTCTTTCAGGGTCGCATCACGTTGCTGGCGATCGCGGGCTAGATGGCGTGCCAGCTGCCCAGTGGGGAACTCTTCAAAGATCACCAGGTCCATGCCCTTGGCGTATACCGTAAATGGCACGGGCAGCGCCTGCATGCGAAAATCGGCGCGCAGCACTTTGTTGAAGAAGGTGGCAATAGCGCTCAGCAGACTCAAGATATACGGGTCGCCCTTGAGGTCCATCATGGCTACCATCGAAGTCCGCAACCGCTTGCGCCAAAAGAACGCTGAGCTTTGCGTCATGTACCATAAGGCCGCTACGCGACTGACCAAGTTGGGCACGCCCTGCAAATGCCCGTCGCGGCGCCGAGCCACTGCGGTGAGCGCTCCACGTTCCCGGCGATTGGCGTAGGCTGCGGGCAGGAGCTTGGACCAATGACGGCCATCCATCTTGTCCCAAGGATTATGCTGCATCGAAATGCCGATGAAGCCGGCGTCCATCGACTCTTCCAAATAACCCACCATCTGCTGAATTTCAGCCGGCGTGGCCGACTGCTTGGGGTCGAGCGATCGATCGATACCCATGGCGCGAGCACGTATATCAGAATGCCCCAGGAATGAAACATAGTTTGGACCTACCGGCAGCGTGTGCATGTGATCCAGCCAGCCGCGCGTATCGTTCCAACGCTTCTGATCATGCAAGATCGGCAGCAACACATCGCGCGGGAAAGCCTCTACGCGAGTAAACATGTCACAGCAGTCTTCGACATTGGAATAGATAAAGGACAGCGAACATGATCCCAGCATCACTGTCGTTACACCGTGGCGCACCGATTCGCTGAGCGAGGGAGCGACCAATACCTCGCCATCGTAGTGCGTATGATTGTCGATGAACCCTGGCACGACCCACTTGCCGGCAGCCTCAACGACCTTGGTGTCTGGCCCGACCTCAATCGCGCGCTCGGAGATGGCCGTCACCCGGCCTTGTTGTACCAACACATCGGCCATGCGGGATGGTCGATCGTGCCCGGAGAACACGCGTCCACCGCGAATTAAGATGTCTGACACGGTCGAGGCCTCTCTTTAGGCTAAGTGCCTTAAAACTTCATTCATCCTCGGGATTTTGCGTTAGCTGCCAGACCAAAGCAAATCAACGACGCTGCTAAAAGGTAGTGGAACACATCGATTCTCAAGGCTGGGCTGGACAGATATCCACCGGACCAAACGGCCGCTGCGGATAGAACCAGAGCCGCCAGCAAAAACGCGCCAATCGCTTGCTTGCCCATAACGCAGGCGGCTAGGCCGCAAGCCAGCACGCTGACCATTGCCACCAATTGCATCGATCCGCGCAGGGAATCGGCGACTCCTGTCACGACCAGGGCCAACATCACCAAGCCAGCTACCAAGAAAGCGTAGACCGTTACCTTCTGCGGCGGCCCGCGAGAAATCAGGCCGTAGCTGCCCAGCATCAATCCGCATGAACCCAGCGTGGCGACGACTTGTTGCAAGCGATTGGAAATATCAACCATGTTTTCATGCACACCAGCAAACCGCAGAGCACCAAACAGCGCTGCCAGGGCGACAGGCACCAAAAACACTCCCCACAGCGTTGCCATCTGCACGCCCAACCTCGGAAAGTACCGGACAAAGGAGTACGCGCCTGAAGCGGCCAGCACCAAATCGGAGATCACATGGGAAAGCTGCACAGTGCGGCTCACTATACGTACAGGTCGTTAAAAAAATTGATCAGGAATTGATTGCACACCGCCGGAGGCAGCGCGTCGAGCACCTCGTTGATAAAGGCCATTTCCGTAGGTAGCTCAGTACCCACCAAGCCCGCTTGGGCGGCTAACTGCCCGAAGGCCGCCATAGGATCGGGACTGCCGAGCGCCTCGGCGACTCGCTGGCGAATGGCTGCTGGGTCGATTGTGTCGGTCGTGTGCACTATCTGCACGCAGTCGCGGAGGTCGGCTAACATTGCATCGACATTGTGCACCGTTCCATAGTTTACCGAAATGTGCAGGTTGCGCGGCACTGGCGGTGCGGAAAACTGGGGCTGTAAAAACCAGCCGCGTTTGGCCATCTGGTCGGCCAATACATAAACATTAACGCTGTCCGAAGCAAAGGAAAACATGCACATCGCTGGTTCTCCTAGGACTCGCAGTCCCGGGATCGCATTGATGCCGGCAATCATTTTCTGCGTGGCCTCCTGTACGCTGCGGACGATCTGCCGATAGCCTTGGTTGCCCAAAAAATTCAGCAGTGCCCAAGCACCGGCCATCGGCCCGCCACTCTTGCTGCTGAGCACGGTCGTATTGATCAACGTGTAGCAGGTGGTTTCCGTACAAGCGAACAACTGGTAACGGCGCATCTCACGACTGCGGTACATGATGACCGAGCAGCCTTTGGCGGCGTAGCCATATTTATGCAAGTCTGTTGAGATCGAAGTCACGCCGGGTACAGAAAAATCGAAGTCGCGGACATCATAACCCAGTTGCCGCATGTACGACAAATGGAGACCACCCACGCAGGCATCGACGTGCAATGGCAAGTCATGCTCCAGCCCGATCTGGCCGATTTCAGCAATGGGATCGATTACCCCCTGAGAATAGCTGGGAGCCGAAGCGACCATCAACACCGAGTTATCGGAAATCGCAGCCCGCATGTCCTGCGGGCGAACCTGATAGGTGGCTGGGTCCACTTCAACCATCACCGGCTTGACATTCAGATAATGCGCCGCCTTGTGGAAGGCACCATGCGCGGATCGCGGTAAAATCATCTCCGGCTGACTAATATGCGGACGCTTGTCGCGAGCCATGTCGCGGGCTGTTTTTACGGCCAGCATAATGCTTTCCGTTCCACCGGTCGTCAAATGCCCCACTGCGTCGTGATCGCCGCGCAGGAGGGTAATTAACGCTCGCACCACATCGGTCTCCAACTTGAGCATCGATGGAAAGACGGACGGGTCCAATCCATTTTCGGTTAGAAAGGAGAGGTAGGCCGAGCGAGTGACTTCTTCAGAATCGTCTCCCGACTTATAGACATAGCAAAACACCTTGCCGCCGCGCCAGTCCATGTCCCTGGATTTGAACGCCTGCAGCGTGGCCATTACTTCTTCTTTGCTGCGACCAATTTCCGGTATGATCATGCGATGTCTTTCAGATTGAGTTTGCAAAACTTTATCGTGTTTTGCTCGAATTCTACCTGCGCCGGGCAACCAGCGTAACTGGTGGGCTGGTGCGAGGTGAATCTCATTGCCTTGGACAGGTCTTTGCGGTGATCTGCGTCCTTTTGTTCTGACCGTTCAGACCCGTGGTGGGCCGGGGAGACGCAAAGCATTTTCCGCCCGCACATCCTGGCATTCATCGAAAGAATTGGAAGTGAGAGTACCAATCCAGACTGGCCTCGCATGTCCCACGCTACAAATCGCGGGACGGCTTGCGCCCCAGTGGATAACGCCACATGCAGTAGGCCATCACCAGCGACGCTAGGATCGTGGTGCCGCCGATCAAAAAGCGAATGCCAAGAATGGCGGTGGGTGATTGCAGGCTTTGACCTTCGATGTATCCCGACACTGGCAACACGCAGGCAAACAGGATTCCGTAAATGGGAAACGACAGCTTGGCTATGCCGGCGTTCATGCCGAAGAAAATGCCGTCACGGCGATAGCCATGCTCGCGCCGAGCATCTTCGTCGATCACTTCGGTAATCACCGGATAGGGCATGATCATTGATCCAGCCAGTCCAGGGGCGGTCAGCAGCGTACCGGCCAGTCCGGTGTAGAAGTCGCTGGCCAGCATCATCATCAACAAACCCGGAATGAACACCAGAGAAGCCAGTATCCAGCTCAGGCGATATCCCAGTCGATGCACGATGGGACGCCACACAAACAAACAGGGAATGGCCATCACGATCGCCAAGCCGAGCAACACGGCCTCCGCGTCCCCTGGGCCTAGTTCTAACCCCCAGATCGAAATCGGCGACTGAATATCAATGGCATACTTGCGCCAAAAGGGCAGCATGGCAGCCAGTGTCAACCAGATGTATTCTTTGGCAATCGCGGCTCCCAGATACCACCGAAATGCAATTGACGACAAGGCGATCCGCAGGCCAGACAATAAACCAACTTGTGTCTCGGCATGATCCAGAGGTCGCTCGCGAACTCCAACAACAGAGACCAAGTAGCCCACCGAAACCAGTCCACCCATGGACGCGCCCATCCACACGTAGCCTACATTCTCAGCCAAGATGGGAGCCAGAATAAACGATGCCAACAGGGCAACGGTAGCGATGATTTCGCGGACCATTGCCAAATCAACACGCTGACGCACCGTCGGGGCTACTTCGACAAACAGCGAGTTGTAACAGATCAACAACAAGCTATACAACGTGTCGAAGATGAACAGAATCGCCAGGAAATAGGCGGCTAACACCCAAGGCGGCTGCTGCACCGGAGTCCACAGCAAAAAGAAGGACAGCCCCAACGGAATCGCTCCGAACAACACATAGGGGATGCGGCGACCATAGCGGCTGCGAGTGCGGTCGGTCAGTTGTCCCATCAGGGGATCATTGACCATGTTCCACAGCCCAAAGATGGTCCACAGCGTGCCGGCCGTGGCAGCACTCAGGCCGAGTACATCCACGTAATAGAACTGGACGCGATTGCTAAAGACGTTGTACGCAATCGTGTTGGCAAAATTGCCCATCGAGTAGCGTAGGTACTTCAGCAATTGGTTCATACGCCACTAGCTCAACAATCCTTGTGAGGCCAGTTGTCGTGCCACGTCGTCCAATGATTCCTTGAGCGCACCGACTAGCGTTTCGATCTCTTGGAGCGTAAAAATCAGCGACGGTGAGATGGCCAGGGCGTTTGGCACAGGGCGCACTACCACACCGCGACGCAGCATCTGCTTGTAGACCTGAACTTGCGCGGCGACCGTCGGATCGAAGGATTCCTTAGTGGACTTGTTGGCTACCAGTTCGATGCCGGCCACCATGCCCAGACCGCGAACTTCACCGACCAAGGGATGGTCAGTGAATTCTTCGCGCAACCGCCGCTGCAGTTGAGCGCCAACGGTTTGCGCGCGCTCAATCAGATTCTCACTCTCTAAAATATCTAAGTTGGCCAGCGCCGCTGCGGCGGACGCCGGGTGCGATGAATAGGTAAATCCATGGCTAAACGGAGTCGGGGCGCGCTGCAGGACCTGCCAAATCTCTTGGCTGACCAGCGATGCAGACATGGGCTGATAGCCGCTGGTAAGCCCTTTGGCCAATGTCATCATGTCAGGAGCCAAGTCGAAATGCGTCGAGCCGAACCAACTTCCTAACCGGCCAAAACCGCAGATGACTTCGTCGGCAATGAACAACACTTCATACTTGCGCAGCACCGGAACAATCGCTTCGAAATACCCTTCCGGCGGCACCAACACGCCGCTGGCACCCATCACCGGCTCAGCGAAAAACGCAGCCACCGTTTCTGGACCTTGGCGAAGAATCAGTTGCTCTAATTCCTCTGCCAGATATGCGGAAAACTCAAGCTCGGTCATGCCGGGCTGCGCGTAGCGGTAGTGGTTAGGTGTGGTGACCAGTAGAAAGCGATCGATGTCCAGTGGCACGTCAAAACCCGTGTACAAATGGGGCAGGCCGCTCAAGCTGCAGGTGGCCAAGGTGGTACCGTGATAGCCACCCCGTCGCGCGATGAGCTTTTTCTTTTGTGGTCGACCGAGCAAATTGTTGTACAGCCAAATGATCTTGATATTCGTATCGTTGGCATCCGACCCCGATAATCCGAAGAACACT
Proteins encoded in this window:
- a CDS encoding MFS transporter, with translation MNQLLKYLRYSMGNFANTIAYNVFSNRVQFYYVDVLGLSAATAGTLWTIFGLWNMVNDPLMGQLTDRTRSRYGRRIPYVLFGAIPLGLSFFLLWTPVQQPPWVLAAYFLAILFIFDTLYSLLLICYNSLFVEVAPTVRQRVDLAMVREIIATVALLASFILAPILAENVGYVWMGASMGGLVSVGYLVSVVGVRERPLDHAETQVGLLSGLRIALSSIAFRWYLGAAIAKEYIWLTLAAMLPFWRKYAIDIQSPISIWGLELGPGDAEAVLLGLAIVMAIPCLFVWRPIVHRLGYRLSWILASLVFIPGLLMMMLASDFYTGLAGTLLTAPGLAGSMIMPYPVITEVIDEDARREHGYRRDGIFFGMNAGIAKLSFPIYGILFACVLPVSGYIEGQSLQSPTAILGIRFLIGGTTILASLVMAYCMWRYPLGRKPSRDL
- a CDS encoding PLP-dependent transferase yields the protein MKKETSCVHAGTYRDAAVGGVNTPIFASSAFEYIDRAEMLYPRHFNTPNQRAVVHKLCALEGMQDGLLFSSGMAAMTAAILSQVKAGSHLVVLDSVYGGTHALASQTLAGLGVQCSFVPTDAAAVESAITAQTSAIVVESPTNPLLDVIDLRRVAQIARQRSITTIADNTFASPINQTPGGLGIDIVVHSGTKYLGGHSDLSCGVVLASSQLVVQIQAVACTLGGNVNALTCHLLERSLKTLALRVERQTRNAQHVAEYLAGQPTIRRVNYPGLANFPGHQIAREQMTGFGAMMSFELSPEVDATQFLLRLQLIRPAVSLGGVETLICAPAQTSHARLTAAERQRIGITDSLLRLSVGVEHVDDLIADLAQAFGK
- a CDS encoding amidohydrolase family protein gives rise to the protein MSDILIRGGRVFSGHDRPSRMADVLVQQGRVTAISERAIEVGPDTKVVEAAGKWVVPGFIDNHTHYDGEVLVAPSLSESVRHGVTTVMLGSCSLSFIYSNVEDCCDMFTRVEAFPRDVLLPILHDQKRWNDTRGWLDHMHTLPVGPNYVSFLGHSDIRARAMGIDRSLDPKQSATPAEIQQMVGYLEESMDAGFIGISMQHNPWDKMDGRHWSKLLPAAYANRRERGALTAVARRRDGHLQGVPNLVSRVAALWYMTQSSAFFWRKRLRTSMVAMMDLKGDPYILSLLSAIATFFNKVLRADFRMQALPVPFTVYAKGMDLVIFEEFPTGQLARHLARDRQQRDATLKDPKYRQQFKRHYANRLAPKIWQKDFGDAFVTDAPDKSWIGKSFLEIARQRNQHPVDAFLDIVVDMDSQIEWKTTIGNHDPLRYKKLYTNPNAIFGFADSGAHIDNLALYNFPLRSIKYLKDAHERGDPFMSYEKLIWRLTKENADFFHIDAGVIQEGSRADIVVIDFDRLDDSVHEYHYADFLGGTQRLVNRNDEVVKLVMIGGRIAWEDGAFAQQFGSQRYGCFLKGKHLY
- a CDS encoding aminotransferase class III-fold pyridoxal phosphate-dependent enzyme, translated to MSAVTLAPDTIIPYLYATTCSQTLAMDIHDYTDLVELDKHSQLHPFTNLSDHQQTGPLVMMRGQGTRLTDHTGKEYLDALAGLWCMNVGYGRTEIAQAVAEQIEQLSYFHSFLAMANQPSIVLADRLLQIAPEPLSRVFFGLSGSDANDTNIKIIWLYNNLLGRPQKKKLIARRGGYHGTTLATCSLSGLPHLYTGFDVPLDIDRFLLVTTPNHYRYAQPGMTELEFSAYLAEELEQLILRQGPETVAAFFAEPVMGASGVLVPPEGYFEAIVPVLRKYEVLFIADEVICGFGRLGSWFGSTHFDLAPDMMTLAKGLTSGYQPMSASLVSQEIWQVLQRAPTPFSHGFTYSSHPASAAAALANLDILESENLIERAQTVGAQLQRRLREEFTDHPLVGEVRGLGMVAGIELVANKSTKESFDPTVAAQVQVYKQMLRRGVVVRPVPNALAISPSLIFTLQEIETLVGALKESLDDVARQLASQGLLS
- a CDS encoding aspartate aminotransferase family protein; this encodes MIIPEIGRSKEEVMATLQAFKSRDMDWRGGKVFCYVYKSGDDSEEVTRSAYLSFLTENGLDPSVFPSMLKLETDVVRALITLLRGDHDAVGHLTTGGTESIMLAVKTARDMARDKRPHISQPEMILPRSAHGAFHKAAHYLNVKPVMVEVDPATYQVRPQDMRAAISDNSVLMVASAPSYSQGVIDPIAEIGQIGLEHDLPLHVDACVGGLHLSYMRQLGYDVRDFDFSVPGVTSISTDLHKYGYAAKGCSVIMYRSREMRRYQLFACTETTCYTLINTTVLSSKSGGPMAGAWALLNFLGNQGYRQIVRSVQEATQKMIAGINAIPGLRVLGEPAMCMFSFASDSVNVYVLADQMAKRGWFLQPQFSAPPVPRNLHISVNYGTVHNVDAMLADLRDCVQIVHTTDTIDPAAIRQRVAEALGSPDPMAAFGQLAAQAGLVGTELPTEMAFINEVLDALPPAVCNQFLINFFNDLYV